A region from the Desulfomarina profundi genome encodes:
- a CDS encoding Na(+)-translocating NADH-quinone reductase subunit C — MANQQDRSNDPATTDSTDDSPIVRAENTPAQESSAKPFYSVLVLAFVCSALVAGAAVGLRPKQEANRLLDRKKNILIAAGLYRETEPIDKLFAPIEARLIDLATGKFVESNDLNPKTYNQVKSALTRDGGRMLGREEDIARLGHLEKYGVVYLVKQGNRVEQYVLPVRGKGLWSTMYAYVALDADLSTIRGVSFYEHGETPGLGGEIENRKWQSGWRGKKIYDSSGKQGLKIVKGKAATSGDETIYQIDGLSGATLTAKGVNNLMEFWFGDHGYKPFFETIKKQLKG; from the coding sequence ATGGCTAACCAGCAAGACCGGAGCAACGACCCGGCCACAACAGACAGTACGGACGACAGCCCCATTGTCCGGGCAGAAAATACACCGGCTCAAGAATCTTCCGCCAAACCTTTCTATTCCGTCCTGGTACTTGCCTTCGTCTGTTCGGCCCTGGTGGCGGGAGCGGCGGTTGGCCTCCGGCCGAAACAGGAGGCCAACCGCCTCCTTGATCGTAAAAAAAACATTCTCATTGCCGCTGGACTCTACCGGGAAACAGAACCGATTGACAAGCTCTTTGCTCCCATCGAAGCCAGGCTGATTGATCTTGCCACGGGTAAGTTTGTGGAATCCAATGACCTGAACCCGAAAACTTATAACCAGGTGAAAAGCGCTCTGACCAGAGACGGTGGAAGAATGCTCGGCAGGGAGGAAGATATCGCCCGCCTGGGACATCTTGAGAAATACGGGGTCGTCTACCTGGTGAAGCAGGGTAACAGAGTGGAACAATATGTCCTTCCCGTGCGGGGCAAAGGACTCTGGTCAACCATGTACGCTTACGTGGCCCTGGATGCCGACCTGAGCACCATCCGGGGTGTCTCCTTTTATGAACATGGCGAGACACCCGGACTCGGAGGAGAGATAGAAAACAGGAAATGGCAGAGCGGCTGGCGCGGCAAAAAAATCTATGATTCCAGTGGCAAACAAGGTCTGAAGATAGTCAAGGGCAAAGCGGCCACCAGCGGTGATGAAACAATCTACCAGATCGACGGACTTTCCGGCGCCACGCTCACCGCCAAAGGCGTCAACAACCTTATGGAATTCTGGTTTGGTGATCATGGCTACAAGCCATTTTTTGAAACTATTAAAAAACAGCTGAAAGGATAG
- a CDS encoding sigma-54 interaction domain-containing protein produces MTARVSRDRKGKAIFFDGAIEDITLAKENELRLTEERIFSDSILEALPGLFWLNDENGRCIRWNKNVELVYGYSAEEIQNLHAINDVTASESIAALQKATANALKGKSGYCEYEIKTKYGRKISFAGDARLVTINNKKYLACVELDISKRKAVEKQLRDALREIQQLKDKTEAENVYLLDEINSETNEDIMIGRSSQFISMLHTAKKVAPTNATVLIQGETGTGKGLLAKYIHRKSPRSRRALIKLNCANLPPTLIESILFGHEKGAFTDAAAIRIGRFELAHESTIFLDEIAELPLTLQAKLLRVIEEGEFERLGGTETRIVDVRIIAATNRNLEEEVKAGNFRQDLLFRLNVYPISPPPLRTRKDDIPLLVQFFINKFNKSLGKSISMIPNEVMENFMNYSWPGNIRELQNVIERDMINSSGKTLQKSTLTTSSPGNPEEGAMATKTLQEIESAHIIRVLKQTDWVIEGKNGAARILDLNPSTLRGRMRKLGIRRPAPVPQF; encoded by the coding sequence GTGACAGCAAGAGTCAGCAGGGACAGGAAGGGAAAAGCCATTTTTTTTGATGGTGCAATAGAAGATATTACCCTGGCAAAGGAAAATGAACTGAGACTGACTGAAGAACGGATCTTTTCTGATTCCATTCTCGAGGCTCTGCCCGGTCTGTTCTGGCTCAATGATGAAAATGGACGCTGTATCCGCTGGAATAAAAATGTTGAACTGGTCTATGGGTATAGTGCCGAAGAAATCCAGAACCTTCACGCAATTAATGACGTTACCGCTTCTGAAAGTATTGCAGCCCTGCAAAAAGCAACAGCCAATGCCCTGAAAGGAAAATCTGGGTATTGTGAGTATGAGATAAAAACAAAATACGGCAGGAAGATATCTTTTGCCGGCGATGCACGCCTGGTGACGATAAATAACAAAAAATACCTGGCCTGTGTTGAGCTCGATATATCAAAACGTAAAGCTGTTGAAAAACAGTTACGTGACGCACTCCGGGAAATACAGCAGCTCAAGGACAAAACAGAGGCTGAAAATGTTTACTTGCTGGATGAAATAAACAGTGAAACAAATGAAGATATAATGATTGGCAGGAGTTCACAGTTTATCAGCATGCTACACACTGCCAAAAAAGTGGCCCCGACCAACGCAACGGTACTCATCCAGGGAGAAACCGGAACCGGAAAAGGTCTGCTGGCAAAATATATCCACCGTAAAAGTCCGAGAAGCAGACGGGCCCTGATAAAGCTTAACTGCGCAAATCTCCCTCCCACGCTGATCGAAAGCATTCTTTTCGGCCATGAAAAAGGAGCCTTTACAGATGCTGCGGCAATACGTATAGGCCGGTTCGAACTTGCCCATGAATCTACTATTTTTCTCGATGAAATTGCCGAACTGCCATTGACTCTGCAGGCAAAACTGCTCCGCGTGATCGAAGAAGGTGAGTTCGAACGACTTGGCGGCACAGAAACAAGAATTGTCGATGTCAGGATCATCGCCGCAACCAACAGGAACCTTGAAGAAGAGGTTAAAGCTGGTAATTTCCGTCAGGATCTGCTGTTTCGCCTGAATGTATATCCGATTTCTCCCCCACCCCTGCGAACACGGAAAGATGATATCCCGCTGCTGGTACAGTTTTTTATCAACAAGTTTAATAAATCTCTGGGTAAATCCATTTCAATGATCCCCAATGAAGTCATGGAAAACTTCATGAACTATTCCTGGCCCGGGAATATCAGAGAACTGCAGAACGTCATTGAACGCGATATGATTAACAGCAGTGGAAAGACATTGCAAAAAAGCACCCTTACGACTTCTTCTCCCGGCAATCCTGAGGAAGGTGCGATGGCGACTAAAACTCTACAGGAAATTGAATCCGCACATATTATTCGCGTTTTAAAACAGACTGACTGGGTAATAGAAGGGAAAAACGGGGCGGCGAGAATCCTTGATCTGAATCCCAGTACTCTTCGAGGTCGCATGCGAAAGCTGGGAATCCGCCGACCCGCTCCTGTTCCTCAGTTCTAA
- a CDS encoding NADH:ubiquinone reductase (Na(+)-transporting) subunit D, whose amino-acid sequence MAETKSELLLRSIFKRNPIGLLVLGICSALAVTGQMSTAFVMSVCVTLVVAFSSLTISIVRFQIPDSVRIGIQITVIATLVILVDQFLKAFFFDLSKQLSIYVGLIITNCIVMGRAEGFAMSNPPVASFIDGIGNGLGYGFVLMSVAFIRELFGAGTLFGIQVLPLAGDGGWYVRNGLLVLPASAFFLIALLIWVLRTVDPEQQEKE is encoded by the coding sequence ATGGCTGAAACAAAATCGGAACTGCTTCTCCGCTCCATTTTCAAAAGAAACCCCATCGGCCTGCTGGTCCTGGGAATCTGCAGTGCTCTTGCCGTTACCGGACAGATGAGTACAGCTTTTGTCATGTCGGTCTGTGTCACCCTGGTGGTCGCCTTTTCCAGCCTGACCATCTCCATTGTCCGTTTCCAGATTCCAGACAGTGTCAGAATCGGCATCCAGATAACCGTCATTGCCACCCTGGTCATCCTGGTGGATCAGTTCCTCAAGGCCTTTTTTTTCGATCTGTCAAAACAACTCTCCATCTATGTCGGTCTGATCATCACCAACTGCATCGTTATGGGACGGGCAGAAGGTTTTGCCATGAGCAATCCACCAGTCGCCTCCTTTATCGATGGTATCGGCAACGGGTTGGGTTACGGCTTCGTTCTCATGTCCGTGGCCTTTATCCGGGAACTTTTCGGGGCTGGCACCCTGTTCGGCATCCAGGTCCTTCCCCTTGCGGGAGACGGCGGCTGGTACGTGCGCAACGGACTGCTGGTCCTGCCGGCCAGTGCTTTTTTTCTCATAGCCCTGCTTATCTGGGTTCTCAGAACCGTTGACCCCGAACAACAGGAGAAAGAGTAA
- the nqrE gene encoding NADH:ubiquinone reductase (Na(+)-transporting) subunit E: protein MTHYLDIITRSIFLENLPLSFFLGMCTFLAISKKVKMAIGLGAAVLFIMVITVPINNLILNHLLKPGGLAWAGQPDLDLTFLGLLTYIAVIAAVVQILEMILDRFIPTLYNTLGIFLPLLTVNCAIFGGSLFMVERDYTFGESVAYGFGAGGGFFLAVVLLGAIRERLEYADPPAGLRGLGLTFITTGLIAMAFMGLAGMELQ from the coding sequence ATGACTCACTACCTTGATATCATCACCAGGTCGATTTTTCTGGAAAATCTGCCCCTCAGTTTCTTCCTGGGAATGTGCACCTTTCTGGCCATCTCCAAAAAGGTAAAAATGGCCATCGGACTGGGAGCGGCCGTGCTGTTCATAATGGTCATCACCGTGCCTATAAATAATCTTATTCTCAACCATCTGCTTAAACCGGGAGGGCTGGCCTGGGCCGGACAGCCTGATCTGGACCTTACATTCCTGGGTCTTTTGACCTATATTGCTGTTATTGCCGCAGTGGTGCAGATTCTGGAAATGATCCTCGACCGGTTTATTCCAACCCTTTACAATACCCTGGGTATCTTTCTGCCCCTGCTGACTGTCAACTGCGCCATCTTCGGCGGCAGCCTCTTTATGGTGGAGCGGGACTATACTTTTGGCGAAAGCGTTGCCTACGGTTTCGGTGCCGGAGGCGGTTTTTTTCTGGCTGTGGTCCTGCTCGGTGCCATCCGCGAACGACTCGAATATGCCGACCCGCCGGCAGGCCTGCGGGGACTGGGACTGACCTTTATCACCACCGGCCTCATAGCCATGGCATTTATGGGATTGGCGGGAATGGAACTGCAATAA
- the nqrA gene encoding NADH:ubiquinone reductase (Na(+)-transporting) subunit A → MKTIHTTRGLDIPISGLPRQKIRSGQPISKVAVLGDDYIGMKPTMVIKEGDLVKTGQLLFIDKKNPGVKFVAPACGRVSAINRGAKRRFESLVIELSGNESIQFLPENSKPEDMDEDSIRALLIKSGLWSSFRTRPYGKIPAVDAVPASLFITAIDTSPLAADPKVIITAHEEEYRLGLRLLSCFFHSVPIHYCMADRKPADCEKNDIFSCWVFKGPHPAGLPSTHIHFIDPVHENKMVWHIDYQDIIAIGHLLLTGHLREEKVISLAGPAALNPALVVTRPGAFLTDLCRSELILEDVRVVSGSVLSGHESSGNFAFLGRYHNQVSVISDYSGRSFLNWAMPGSERFSIRPMFVSALKKNLTLPFLQHYGAADGQYIPLEPMIRSCPLILLPLRS, encoded by the coding sequence ATGAAAACTATCCACACTACCAGGGGGCTTGACATTCCCATTTCCGGCCTGCCCCGACAAAAGATCCGTTCAGGCCAGCCGATCAGCAAGGTTGCCGTTCTCGGTGATGATTATATCGGTATGAAACCGACCATGGTGATAAAAGAGGGGGATTTAGTCAAAACCGGCCAGCTTCTTTTTATCGATAAAAAAAACCCCGGCGTAAAATTTGTCGCCCCCGCCTGTGGCCGTGTTTCCGCCATCAACCGCGGTGCTAAAAGAAGGTTTGAATCCCTGGTTATTGAGCTTTCGGGAAATGAGAGCATTCAATTCCTGCCGGAAAACAGTAAGCCCGAGGATATGGATGAAGACTCGATCCGGGCCCTGCTGATCAAGTCCGGGCTGTGGAGCAGCTTTCGTACCCGCCCTTACGGAAAAATCCCGGCAGTGGACGCCGTGCCCGCCTCTCTCTTTATCACTGCCATAGACACCTCACCCCTGGCAGCCGATCCTAAAGTCATCATCACCGCCCATGAAGAGGAATACAGGCTGGGGCTGCGCCTGCTGAGCTGTTTTTTTCATTCCGTCCCGATCCATTACTGTATGGCTGACAGGAAACCGGCTGACTGCGAAAAAAACGATATATTTTCCTGCTGGGTTTTCAAAGGCCCGCATCCTGCAGGATTGCCTTCCACCCATATCCATTTTATTGATCCGGTTCATGAAAACAAAATGGTCTGGCATATCGATTACCAGGACATCATCGCCATCGGCCATCTCCTCCTTACCGGGCATCTGCGGGAAGAGAAGGTCATCTCCCTTGCGGGTCCGGCAGCACTCAACCCGGCACTTGTCGTGACACGACCGGGGGCCTTTCTGACCGATCTCTGTCGCAGTGAACTGATCCTGGAGGATGTGCGGGTGGTTTCCGGCTCAGTTTTAAGTGGTCATGAATCCAGCGGTAATTTCGCCTTTCTCGGTCGATACCATAACCAGGTTTCGGTCATCTCTGATTACAGTGGCCGCTCCTTTCTCAACTGGGCGATGCCGGGCAGTGAACGGTTCTCCATCAGACCCATGTTTGTTTCGGCCCTGAAGAAAAACCTGACCCTCCCTTTTCTACAGCATTATGGGGCGGCAGACGGGCAATATATCCCCTTGGAACCTATGATCAGGTCATGCCCCTTGATATTATTGCCACTTCGCTCCTGA
- a CDS encoding NADH:ubiquinone reductase (Na(+)-transporting) subunit B: protein MKFLSAYFEKLGRHFEPGRPLEKYYPLYEAFDSFLFGSSKTTSLSPHVRDSMDLKRIMSIVIVALLPCVFMALWNTGYQANLAISTIGLGGPGGWRGSIMALVGCNPSDIVSNLVLGALYFLPVYLVTLLVGSIWEGLFNLIRGHEFSEAFLVTSMLFALTLPPSIPLWQVAAGISFGVIFAKEVFGGVGRNFINPALAARAFIFFAYPAQMTGDSIWTGVDGVTAATALNRFAGMTPGGSIDQVSFNWLQSFLGAVPGSMGETSTLACLFGAFVLLVTGIASWRIMFSMLLGGLLCATFFWLRGSGVNPMYAIPPHYHLVIGGFAFGLVFMATDPVSAAHTRTGQYLFGFTVGLLAILIRVANPAYPEGVMLAILLGNVVAPLFDFFVIQANIKRRRLRHG, encoded by the coding sequence ATGAAATTCCTCAGCGCATATTTTGAAAAATTAGGCCGCCACTTTGAGCCGGGAAGGCCACTGGAAAAATACTACCCGCTCTACGAGGCCTTTGATTCCTTTCTCTTCGGCAGCAGTAAAACAACCAGTCTTTCTCCCCATGTACGCGATTCCATGGACCTGAAAAGAATCATGTCCATTGTTATTGTCGCCCTGCTTCCCTGCGTGTTCATGGCCCTGTGGAACACGGGTTACCAGGCCAATCTGGCAATCAGCACCATTGGACTGGGTGGTCCCGGCGGCTGGCGCGGAAGCATCATGGCCCTGGTCGGTTGCAATCCTTCCGATATAGTTTCCAACCTTGTTCTGGGCGCACTTTATTTTCTTCCTGTCTATCTCGTAACCCTGCTGGTCGGCTCCATCTGGGAAGGACTGTTCAATCTTATCCGGGGCCATGAGTTCTCCGAAGCTTTTCTCGTTACATCCATGCTCTTTGCCCTCACCCTGCCCCCTTCCATTCCTCTCTGGCAGGTGGCGGCAGGTATCAGTTTCGGGGTTATTTTTGCCAAAGAGGTCTTCGGTGGTGTTGGGCGAAATTTTATAAACCCAGCCCTTGCGGCACGGGCTTTTATTTTCTTTGCCTATCCTGCCCAGATGACGGGAGATTCCATATGGACAGGGGTCGACGGTGTCACTGCGGCCACAGCACTCAACCGTTTTGCTGGTATGACACCCGGCGGCTCCATCGACCAGGTTTCCTTTAACTGGCTGCAGTCGTTCCTGGGCGCGGTTCCCGGTTCCATGGGAGAGACTTCCACTCTCGCCTGTCTTTTCGGCGCCTTTGTCCTGCTGGTTACCGGAATTGCCTCCTGGCGAATCATGTTCTCCATGCTCCTCGGAGGATTGCTCTGTGCCACCTTTTTCTGGCTGCGTGGGAGCGGTGTCAATCCCATGTACGCCATTCCGCCCCATTACCACCTTGTTATCGGTGGCTTCGCCTTCGGCCTTGTCTTCATGGCGACCGACCCGGTTTCGGCAGCCCACACCAGGACAGGCCAGTATCTGTTCGGTTTTACCGTGGGGCTGCTGGCCATCCTTATCCGGGTGGCGAACCCGGCCTACCCGGAAGGAGTGATGCTGGCCATCCTTCTGGGTAACGTGGTGGCACCGCTCTTTGATTTCTTTGTGATCCAGGCCAATATCAAGCGGAGGAGGTTACGCCATGGCTAA
- a CDS encoding universal stress protein — MKENPEISTILYATDLGGQTRPVFRHALALAQLYNANVIMVHVVEPISETAQAVISTYLSKEVTEEAQKETMGGILADMKKRLKKFYEEECDQEKESRLVKEVYVVQGKPSEEILRLVEEADCQMIVMGKSTRKVRGIRIMGSTARRVSRMSRVPVLIVPNA; from the coding sequence ATGAAAGAGAATCCAGAAATCTCCACAATACTTTATGCCACAGATCTTGGTGGACAGACCCGTCCGGTTTTCAGACATGCCCTGGCCCTGGCGCAATTGTACAATGCAAATGTGATAATGGTTCATGTGGTTGAGCCGATCAGTGAAACCGCCCAGGCAGTGATTTCCACATACCTGTCAAAAGAGGTGACGGAAGAAGCCCAGAAGGAGACTATGGGCGGTATTCTGGCTGATATGAAAAAGAGGCTGAAAAAATTTTATGAAGAAGAGTGTGACCAAGAGAAGGAATCCCGCCTGGTTAAGGAAGTGTATGTTGTCCAGGGAAAACCCAGTGAGGAGATCCTCCGCCTGGTGGAAGAGGCGGATTGCCAGATGATCGTCATGGGCAAATCAACCCGAAAGGTCAGAGGGATCAGGATCATGGGGTCCACCGCCCGCAGGGTAAGCAGGATGTCGCGGGTGCCGGTGCTGATTGTTCCCAACGCGTGA
- a CDS encoding Lrp/AsnC family transcriptional regulator — translation MIIDETNMGILRHLKDGRKSYKLIATELSITENTVRSRVKKLIEEGILDISGNVSIDSLTGHNLLYLGVKLKTMELQEKAAEFSRLKGVVSVGIVTGRYDLILQVLLGPENTLLKFITRQVAKIEDVQTIESFIVFEGYNLRVPYIL, via the coding sequence ATGATCATAGACGAAACAAACATGGGAATTCTTCGGCATCTCAAGGATGGCAGGAAGTCCTATAAGCTGATTGCCACTGAACTGTCCATTACTGAAAATACGGTAAGATCCAGGGTAAAAAAACTGATTGAGGAAGGCATCCTCGATATTTCCGGAAACGTCAGTATAGACTCCCTCACCGGCCACAACCTGCTCTATCTCGGGGTAAAACTGAAAACGATGGAACTGCAGGAAAAAGCCGCCGAATTCAGTCGGTTGAAAGGTGTTGTTTCCGTTGGAATTGTCACCGGGAGATATGATCTTATCCTCCAGGTTCTCCTGGGACCTGAAAATACACTGCTTAAATTTATCACGCGCCAGGTGGCGAAAATCGAAGATGTACAGACTATTGAGAGTTTTATTGTTTTCGAGGGATATAACTTGAGAGTTCCCTATATTCTTTAA
- the ald gene encoding alanine dehydrogenase: protein MIVGILKEIKIAENRVCMTPAGVETMVHNNHKVLVEKNAGKGSGFTNKAYEKAGAVIVSSAKEIFKKADMVMHVKEPQPSEYDLIRKDQIVFTYLHLAAEEKLTKALIKAKSVNIAYETIQKADRSLPLLTPMSEVAGRMAAQEGANYLQMTKGGRGILLGGVPGVEPGVVVVIGGGVVGINAAQMACGLGGKVYLMDTNLDRLRYLREVMPSNCFPVMSSKPKLRELLKKADLVIGAVLIPGAKAPKLVTRDMLKGMKKGAVMVDVAIDQGGCFETSKATTHDDPVFTVDGVVHYCVANMPGAVAKTSTLALTNATLPYALEIANKGWKKACRENREIKLGVNIVDGKVTYSAVADAFGLKFTSIDKVLK, encoded by the coding sequence ATGATTGTCGGCATTCTCAAAGAGATCAAAATTGCGGAAAACAGAGTCTGTATGACCCCTGCCGGGGTTGAAACCATGGTTCACAACAACCACAAGGTCCTGGTTGAAAAAAATGCGGGCAAAGGCAGTGGATTCACCAACAAGGCTTATGAAAAAGCCGGGGCTGTCATCGTCAGCAGTGCAAAAGAAATATTCAAGAAAGCCGACATGGTCATGCATGTCAAGGAGCCTCAGCCATCTGAATATGATTTGATCCGCAAGGACCAGATTGTCTTCACCTATCTCCATCTCGCTGCCGAAGAGAAACTGACCAAGGCGCTGATTAAGGCCAAATCCGTCAATATCGCCTATGAAACAATTCAGAAAGCGGACAGGAGCCTGCCCCTCCTCACTCCCATGAGCGAAGTGGCCGGACGTATGGCTGCCCAGGAAGGTGCTAACTATCTGCAGATGACAAAAGGTGGCCGTGGTATTCTCCTTGGCGGTGTACCGGGTGTTGAGCCGGGGGTTGTAGTTGTAATCGGCGGCGGTGTAGTCGGCATCAACGCCGCTCAGATGGCCTGTGGACTTGGCGGCAAAGTCTACCTGATGGACACTAATCTTGACCGCCTGCGCTACCTGCGCGAAGTGATGCCCAGCAACTGCTTTCCAGTCATGAGCAGTAAGCCGAAACTCCGGGAACTGCTGAAAAAAGCGGACCTGGTCATCGGTGCGGTTCTTATTCCCGGTGCCAAGGCTCCCAAACTGGTCACCCGTGATATGCTGAAAGGCATGAAAAAAGGTGCGGTAATGGTGGATGTCGCCATCGACCAGGGCGGCTGTTTTGAGACCTCCAAAGCCACAACTCATGACGATCCGGTCTTCACCGTCGATGGAGTTGTCCATTACTGCGTTGCAAATATGCCCGGCGCTGTTGCCAAGACCTCCACTCTGGCCCTGACCAACGCCACACTGCCTTATGCCCTGGAAATTGCCAACAAAGGATGGAAAAAGGCCTGCAGGGAAAACAGGGAAATTAAACTTGGAGTGAATATCGTCGACGGGAAGGTCACCTACTCCGCCGTAGCTGACGCCTTCGGCCTGAAATTCACTTCCATTGACAAGGTATTGAAATAG
- a CDS encoding aspartate aminotransferase family protein: MHEEHLAELSYEEAPKIITDQIPGPKTQEDLERSIQFESMARGGGRFPLVFAEGRGATVKDPDGNIYIDITAGVAVNSVGRCNPRVVTAMKAQMDTLMHASDISNVKRSQLGEVIAGIMPGSLKNNCITYFTQGGSGAVETAIKFVRKITGRSQIVAFHGAYHGVWCGSNSLTTGDQYRKGYGPFIPGVIHLPYPYCYRCCFGLKYPDCNLQCAQYVDYVLNTPYTGADDVGALIIEAQQGEGGYLPPPPGYLSIVKKACEKHGALYISDEVQAGAGRTGKMWCIEHSDVEPDMITWGKGMGGDVPMAGLSIRKDLAEHIEDHSQPNTFAGNAVNAVACMTNIEILTENDHALIKRAGTVGEEILTYLQKEAESIDIIGDVRGRGFMIGIEMVKDKESREPLENDKVVSMIMAMLGKGLVMVPCGRFGNVFRFMPSLIITRNHARISADILLETAREIQNNS, from the coding sequence ATTCATGAAGAACACCTCGCGGAACTATCATATGAAGAGGCTCCAAAAATTATAACAGACCAGATCCCCGGCCCGAAAACCCAGGAAGACCTGGAAAGATCAATTCAGTTCGAATCCATGGCAAGAGGCGGGGGCAGGTTTCCTCTCGTTTTTGCCGAAGGCCGGGGAGCAACAGTAAAAGATCCCGACGGAAATATCTATATTGACATTACAGCGGGGGTTGCCGTCAATTCAGTAGGCAGGTGCAACCCGAGAGTAGTAACCGCAATGAAGGCACAAATGGATACGCTTATGCATGCAAGCGATATCTCCAATGTAAAAAGATCCCAGCTCGGTGAAGTTATCGCTGGGATAATGCCGGGCAGTCTGAAAAATAACTGCATAACCTATTTTACCCAGGGAGGCAGTGGTGCTGTAGAAACAGCAATAAAATTCGTGCGAAAGATCACCGGCCGCAGCCAGATCGTCGCATTCCACGGCGCCTACCACGGTGTCTGGTGCGGCTCGAACTCCCTTACGACTGGAGACCAGTACCGGAAAGGATATGGTCCATTTATTCCGGGAGTGATTCACTTGCCTTACCCATACTGCTATAGATGCTGCTTTGGATTAAAATACCCCGACTGCAACCTTCAGTGCGCTCAATATGTGGACTATGTCCTCAACACTCCATACACAGGAGCTGATGATGTGGGAGCCCTTATTATCGAAGCCCAGCAGGGCGAAGGCGGATACCTGCCACCTCCTCCAGGCTATCTGTCCATCGTTAAAAAAGCATGTGAAAAACATGGTGCGCTGTATATTTCAGATGAAGTCCAGGCGGGTGCCGGTCGAACCGGAAAAATGTGGTGTATTGAGCACAGTGATGTCGAACCGGACATGATTACCTGGGGCAAAGGCATGGGTGGTGATGTTCCCATGGCCGGGCTCTCCATCAGAAAAGATCTGGCGGAACATATCGAAGATCATTCGCAACCCAACACTTTTGCAGGCAATGCGGTGAATGCTGTAGCCTGCATGACAAACATAGAAATCCTGACTGAAAACGACCATGCCCTGATCAAACGTGCAGGAACCGTTGGAGAGGAAATTTTAACATATCTGCAAAAAGAGGCTGAATCAATAGACATTATAGGTGATGTCCGTGGCCGGGGATTCATGATCGGCATTGAAATGGTCAAAGACAAGGAAAGTCGGGAGCCCCTGGAAAATGACAAGGTGGTTTCCATGATTATGGCCATGCTTGGCAAGGGTCTGGTCATGGTCCCCTGTGGACGGTTCGGCAATGTGTTCCGGTTTATGCCGTCCCTGATCATCACAAGAAATCACGCCCGGATTTCGGCTGACATCTTGCTGGAAACAGCACGTGAAATCCAAAACAACAGTTAG
- a CDS encoding PAS domain-containing protein, whose amino-acid sequence MSRHSSNSEIQNNLNLPDQFLQNGSNELGHFIFYNLPIGIFRSIPDENGHFILANPPLVKMYGYSRVENFLKIPVNKTYWDPNDRKLLIAELLSHNEVNRKVIKFKKKNGDFFWGQ is encoded by the coding sequence ATGTCTCGCCATTCGAGCAATTCTGAAATACAGAACAACCTGAACCTGCCCGATCAGTTTCTCCAGAACGGTTCCAATGAACTGGGACATTTCATATTTTACAATCTGCCAATCGGTATATTCCGGAGTATTCCCGACGAAAATGGTCACTTTATCCTCGCCAATCCGCCACTTGTTAAGATGTACGGGTACTCCAGAGTTGAAAACTTTCTCAAAATACCGGTCAATAAAACTTACTGGGATCCGAATGATCGGAAACTGCTTATTGCGGAATTGCTCTCACACAATGAAGTCAACCGTAAAGTAATTAAATTCAAAAAAAAGAACGGTGACTTTTTCTGGGGGCAGTGA